Proteins co-encoded in one Octopus bimaculoides isolate UCB-OBI-ISO-001 chromosome 9, ASM119413v2, whole genome shotgun sequence genomic window:
- the LOC128248707 gene encoding uncharacterized protein LOC128248707: MTISFSSDKIITQQRHRWMEGGTNDSLKSSQTDEREGRSYRQTGDLIKISPTEQTYLKLPKVVLISQIIDWVYHPVAMEGFELTTQRVGRNTESIRLYLKDKEYFPVQYEIGMYKDDESCDM; encoded by the exons ATGACAATATCATTCTCTTCTGACAAGATAATTACCCAGCAGAGACACCGATG gATGGAAGGTGGCACCAATGACTCTTTAAAGTCCTCCCAGACTgatgagagagaaggaagaagttATCGCCAAACTGGTGATCTGATAAAAATATCTCCAACAGAGCAGACTTATCTAAAGCTACCTAAGGTGGTGCTGATTAGCCAAATAATAGATTGGGTCTACCATCCAGTGGccatggaaggatttgaactcacaacacagagagttggaagaaataca GAAAGCATAAGGTTATATTTGAaagataaagaatatttcccGGTGCAATATGAAATCGGAATGTACAAAGATGATGAGAGTTGTGATATGTGA